The following proteins are encoded in a genomic region of Sorangiineae bacterium MSr12523:
- a CDS encoding cyclic nucleotide-binding domain-containing protein yields the protein MSEPEVTPARLREIGLFGALSDEVIAHLAVALKPHKVPPGETIFREGDPAREMYVVLDGEIEVLKRSRRGRDLRVAILGPNDTFGEMSLIDVQARSATVRAVAHTRLLRMSSEDLDWLYRHDLKSYAIITLNIARDLSRRLRVADGILADFAASVLDEYVIGDRK from the coding sequence ATGAGTGAGCCCGAGGTCACGCCCGCGCGCCTGCGCGAAATCGGCCTCTTCGGCGCCCTTTCGGACGAGGTGATCGCCCACCTCGCCGTCGCGCTGAAGCCGCACAAAGTCCCGCCCGGCGAGACCATCTTCCGCGAGGGCGATCCCGCCCGCGAGATGTACGTCGTGCTCGACGGCGAAATCGAGGTCCTCAAGCGAAGTCGCCGCGGTCGCGATCTGCGCGTGGCCATCCTGGGCCCGAACGACACCTTCGGGGAGATGTCCCTCATCGACGTGCAGGCCCGCTCCGCCACCGTCCGGGCCGTGGCCCACACGCGCCTGCTGCGCATGAGCAGTGAAGACCTCGATTGGCTTTACCGGCACGATTTGAAGTCGTACGCGATCATCACCTTGAACATCGCGCGCGATCTCTCCCGTCGCCTCCGCGTGGCCGACGGCATCCTGGCCGACTTCGCTGCCAGCGTTCTTGACGAATACGTCATCGGCGATCGCAAATAG
- a CDS encoding CarD family transcriptional regulator, with translation MQAGTDVKFNVGDKAVYPAQGVAEVIKIEEKDIAGSRQRFYVLRILDTDRKIMVPVTNASAVGLRQVINEQEIREIFDILKERTIAFDNQTWNRRYRGFMDKIKTGSIYDVAEVLRDLYRLKTDKQLSFGERRMLETARGLIVKEIAVARAQTEDDVKTEIEALFVAN, from the coding sequence ATGCAAGCTGGGACGGACGTCAAATTCAATGTTGGTGACAAGGCTGTTTACCCTGCCCAAGGGGTCGCCGAAGTCATCAAGATCGAGGAAAAGGACATCGCGGGAAGCCGTCAGCGCTTCTACGTGCTCCGCATCCTCGATACGGACCGCAAAATCATGGTCCCGGTGACGAACGCCAGCGCGGTAGGCCTCCGGCAAGTCATCAACGAGCAAGAGATCCGCGAGATCTTCGACATCCTGAAGGAGCGCACGATCGCGTTCGACAATCAGACGTGGAATCGGCGCTACCGCGGCTTCATGGACAAGATCAAGACTGGCTCGATCTACGACGTGGCCGAGGTGCTTCGCGATCTGTACCGCCTGAAGACCGACAAGCAGCTTTCGTTCGGAGAGCGCCGCATGCTCGAGACTGCCCGCGGCTTGATCGTGAAAGAGATCGCCGTGGCCCGCGCGCAGACCGAAGACGACGTGAAGACGGAAATCGAAGCGCTGTTCGTCGCCAACTGA
- a CDS encoding Ppx/GppA family phosphatase yields MTEGRTDRIATIDIGTNTVLLLVAERTGNGSLRAVEEHATITRLGQGVDETRTLHPDAIARTGACLDAYGAIVKRLGVTHVAVVGTSAMRDARGSEVIAEHIRKTFGVELRVIGGDEEAELTFAGALVGLAEAVPGQELVVFDIGGGSTEVVRGTLDDTGAVRSIGYKKSFDVGSVRLTERHVRSDPPSAGELDAIRAQLHATFSTLAGDVGAHARPAMVPIGIAGTVTTLAAVAMKMETYDATRVHGHHLTTRALRGVVEHLASLPLAVRREVPGLEPKRADVIVAGGLVALALLEHLGAESLVISDRGVRWGLAVALSRSAATL; encoded by the coding sequence ATGACCGAAGGCCGCACCGACCGCATCGCTACCATCGACATTGGAACCAACACCGTGCTCCTGCTCGTCGCCGAGCGCACGGGCAACGGCTCGCTGCGCGCCGTGGAGGAGCATGCGACCATCACGCGCCTCGGGCAGGGGGTCGACGAGACGCGCACGCTCCACCCCGACGCCATCGCCCGCACGGGCGCCTGCTTGGACGCCTACGGGGCGATCGTGAAGCGGCTGGGGGTCACCCACGTGGCGGTGGTCGGAACGAGCGCCATGCGCGATGCGCGCGGCAGCGAGGTCATTGCAGAGCACATCAGGAAGACCTTCGGTGTCGAGCTGCGCGTCATCGGCGGCGACGAAGAGGCGGAGCTCACCTTCGCCGGCGCGCTCGTCGGGCTCGCAGAGGCGGTGCCCGGGCAGGAGCTCGTCGTGTTCGACATCGGAGGTGGCAGCACCGAGGTGGTGCGCGGCACGCTCGACGACACAGGCGCGGTGCGGAGCATCGGTTACAAGAAAAGCTTCGACGTCGGCAGCGTGAGGCTCACCGAGCGCCACGTGCGGAGCGACCCACCATCGGCGGGCGAGCTCGATGCGATCCGCGCGCAGCTTCATGCGACCTTCTCGACCTTGGCGGGTGACGTGGGCGCACACGCGCGTCCTGCGATGGTGCCCATCGGCATCGCGGGCACGGTGACGACATTGGCCGCGGTGGCGATGAAGATGGAGACCTACGACGCAACGCGCGTGCACGGGCACCACCTCACGACGCGCGCGTTACGCGGTGTGGTGGAGCACCTCGCGTCCCTTCCTCTCGCAGTGCGTCGTGAGGTCCCGGGCCTGGAACCCAAACGCGCCGACGTCATCGTGGCGGGTGGTCTGGTCGCGCTGGCGCTACTCGAGCATTTGGGCGCGGAATCGTTGGTGATTTCGGACCGAGGTGTGCGGTGGGGACTCGCGGTTGCGCTCTCTCGATCGGCTGCTACATTGTGA
- a CDS encoding OmpA family protein produces the protein MLATMAALLLTLVGCGHTDEEMAAKQREIDKLSADLKTAQAQMAEDQAKYGKAQGEIGDLRAQLKQAGIDSDKLRQAVSEYKQRSEQLAAIEQRFRDLKNRLDKLTQVGLKVVVRNNRMVIQLPGDVLFDSGKDELKAGGKDVLAQVAQVIGSDATLSQRIFQVAGHTDNEPYGGGPFKDNWGLSLNRARSTLLYLITPKADAPAKPGAKPVAAGKGGGGLNPKNWSAAGYGETDPIAGTVENQSKDDRSKNRRVELVLQPNVEEMLNLNNIK, from the coding sequence ATGCTCGCCACGATGGCGGCATTGCTGCTCACGCTCGTGGGCTGCGGCCACACGGACGAGGAGATGGCCGCCAAACAGCGCGAGATCGACAAGCTCTCCGCGGATTTGAAGACGGCGCAGGCCCAGATGGCCGAGGACCAGGCGAAGTACGGCAAGGCCCAGGGCGAAATCGGAGATCTCCGCGCGCAACTCAAGCAAGCGGGCATCGACTCCGACAAGCTTCGCCAAGCCGTCTCGGAGTACAAGCAACGCTCCGAGCAGCTCGCCGCGATCGAGCAGCGCTTTCGTGACCTGAAGAACCGCCTCGACAAGCTCACGCAGGTGGGCCTCAAGGTGGTCGTGCGCAACAACCGCATGGTCATCCAGCTGCCCGGCGACGTGCTCTTCGACTCAGGCAAGGACGAGCTCAAAGCGGGCGGCAAAGACGTCCTCGCGCAGGTCGCGCAGGTCATTGGCAGCGATGCAACGTTGTCGCAACGCATCTTCCAGGTTGCGGGGCACACCGATAATGAACCGTACGGCGGAGGACCCTTCAAAGACAACTGGGGACTGTCGCTTAATCGCGCGCGCTCGACGCTTCTGTATTTGATCACGCCGAAGGCCGATGCTCCGGCCAAGCCGGGTGCGAAGCCCGTCGCGGCGGGCAAGGGCGGCGGCGGTCTGAATCCGAAGAACTGGTCGGCCGCCGGTTACGGCGAGACCGATCCGATCGCGGGCACCGTCGAGAATCAGTCGAAGGACGACCGCAGCAAGAACCGCCGTGTCGAGCTGGTGCTCCAGCCGAACGTCGAAGAAATGCTCAATCTGAACAACATCAAGTAG